Proteins encoded in a region of the Psychromicrobium lacuslunae genome:
- a CDS encoding ATP-grasp domain-containing protein, giving the protein MSGLDEGATTLTGDTGRNPEHVLVLGTGRDAPARLRAFDGVRTSLMSQVEFVHKVRDPGLNSHLLALPADAPDQAWIAVAEAVHQHDPFTRIAAFGERDQDRCAAIGAALSLPTHSVQTIRLVQDKLAMRETLRAAGLDSTPAALAEQESDIRDFTAQHGFPCIVKPLGGSGSVGVSRVENAEQIQRAFAQAGGRSADIVRSGVIVESFLTGPQCSVEAFSEDGEHQILCITQKFSDPESFVELGHLAPAQLDEATEAAIQALVPAVLDALDIRFGPSHTEIAITADGPVIIETHTRVGGDEIPELVADITGADQLQLAVAQVIGDKVLPQLRRTLAAPGPVAASAIWFGVAAAQGELTALEGLEAARQLPGVTEVAALVSPGTKVERLASSRSRIVSARATAQDGASAVRQAQEAVAGIRANISMSAAPTELSGLL; this is encoded by the coding sequence ATGAGCGGACTTGATGAAGGGGCGACAACCCTGACCGGTGACACCGGGCGAAACCCGGAGCATGTACTGGTGCTCGGCACCGGCCGGGACGCACCGGCCAGGCTACGGGCTTTCGACGGCGTGCGAACCAGCCTCATGAGCCAGGTTGAATTCGTTCACAAAGTGCGTGATCCGGGGCTTAATTCGCATCTGCTGGCTTTGCCCGCCGACGCTCCGGACCAAGCCTGGATCGCGGTCGCCGAGGCTGTTCACCAGCACGATCCGTTCACCCGGATCGCCGCCTTCGGCGAGCGGGATCAGGACCGTTGCGCTGCCATCGGCGCGGCGCTCAGCCTGCCGACCCATTCGGTGCAGACCATCCGGCTGGTGCAGGACAAGCTGGCAATGCGCGAAACGCTACGTGCTGCGGGCTTAGACTCCACCCCGGCGGCACTCGCCGAGCAAGAGTCCGATATTCGGGATTTCACCGCTCAACATGGTTTCCCTTGCATCGTGAAGCCGCTCGGTGGCTCGGGCAGTGTCGGGGTCAGCCGAGTCGAAAACGCCGAGCAAATCCAGCGCGCCTTCGCCCAAGCCGGTGGACGCTCGGCCGATATTGTGCGGTCAGGCGTCATCGTGGAGTCTTTCCTCACCGGCCCCCAGTGCAGCGTCGAAGCGTTCAGCGAAGACGGCGAACATCAGATTCTTTGCATTACGCAGAAATTTTCCGATCCGGAAAGCTTTGTCGAACTAGGTCACCTGGCTCCGGCACAACTCGACGAGGCAACCGAAGCAGCAATCCAAGCGCTGGTTCCGGCGGTGCTTGATGCCCTGGATATCCGCTTCGGTCCGAGCCACACCGAAATTGCAATCACTGCCGACGGGCCGGTGATCATTGAAACGCACACTCGGGTGGGCGGCGATGAAATACCGGAGTTGGTGGCCGATATCACCGGCGCCGACCAGCTACAGCTTGCCGTCGCCCAGGTAATCGGAGATAAGGTGCTGCCCCAGCTGAGGCGGACCCTTGCTGCGCCCGGCCCGGTGGCAGCGTCCGCAATTTGGTTTGGTGTCGCGGCAGCGCAGGGAGAACTCACCGCACTGGAAGGCTTAGAGGCTGCTCGGCAGCTGCCCGGCGTCACCGAGGTCGCCGCTCTAGTCAGCCCGGGGACCAAGGTGGAGCGGCTCGCCTCTTCACGCTCACGCATTGTTTCAGCGCGTGCCACCGCCCAGGACGGCGCCAGCGCAGTGCGGCAGGCCCAAGAAGCGGTGGCCGGGATCCGGGCGAATATTAGTATGTCGGCTGCTCCGACCGAGCTCTCCGGACTGCTGTGA
- a CDS encoding ATP-grasp domain-containing protein, which produces MSNPDGKVLLLSRQPLRSRPLQQWLGLKHSANTVLLTTAAALQGVEEEVLHSFAHIETVEHYQSWATELRAEQLARKFHVERVASTSEMDVLRAARLRERLGLPGQSVPSAIAYRDKLLMRQLLQKAGVPIPAFSALDNPSDLLSFIERANGPVVVKPRLGFASAAVSILREEWDVTEFLNTEQSSSVPFLPGQWMVEEYVSGLFHHVDGLMRDGEVLHCYPSRYSGGLAERVRQNKHLGSLMLDPVDSAAATLSALAAQTVAALPSAPEALAFHLEAWIRPDGSAIVCEIASRAGGGPIVQGYQKSFGVQLAHAGLLSQYGDQIDIPAAPTPQPYTGWLMFSGTGEVFDPPPGDCPVPGVELKLSVERGEQTAVASDSSSAVATAVLSADSHAELANRMVELERWWEN; this is translated from the coding sequence ATGAGTAATCCTGACGGGAAAGTGCTGCTGCTCTCTCGGCAGCCGCTGCGATCCAGGCCGCTGCAGCAATGGCTCGGACTGAAGCACAGTGCAAACACCGTTTTGCTGACCACCGCTGCTGCGCTGCAGGGTGTTGAGGAGGAGGTGCTGCACAGCTTTGCGCATATCGAAACGGTCGAGCATTATCAAAGCTGGGCCACCGAATTGCGCGCCGAGCAGCTGGCTCGAAAGTTCCACGTCGAGCGAGTAGCGAGCACCAGCGAAATGGATGTGTTGCGCGCGGCCCGGCTCCGGGAACGGCTTGGCCTGCCCGGTCAGAGTGTTCCAAGCGCTATCGCCTACCGGGATAAACTCTTAATGCGTCAGTTGCTGCAAAAAGCGGGGGTTCCGATACCGGCATTTTCGGCCCTGGACAATCCCAGCGATCTGCTGAGCTTTATCGAAAGGGCCAACGGTCCAGTGGTGGTGAAACCCAGGCTGGGTTTTGCCTCTGCTGCGGTGAGCATCCTGCGCGAAGAGTGGGATGTCACGGAGTTCCTGAATACCGAGCAGAGCAGCTCGGTGCCCTTCCTGCCCGGCCAATGGATGGTGGAAGAGTATGTTTCAGGGCTTTTCCACCATGTCGACGGCCTCATGCGCGACGGCGAGGTATTGCATTGCTACCCCAGCCGGTACAGCGGCGGACTGGCTGAGCGAGTGCGGCAGAACAAGCACCTCGGCAGCCTGATGCTCGACCCGGTTGATTCAGCTGCCGCTACGCTAAGCGCATTAGCCGCGCAGACGGTGGCTGCCCTGCCCAGCGCGCCGGAAGCTCTCGCCTTCCACCTAGAGGCCTGGATCCGGCCGGACGGCAGTGCGATAGTTTGCGAGATCGCCAGCCGGGCCGGTGGTGGTCCGATCGTACAGGGCTACCAGAAGTCGTTCGGTGTGCAGTTGGCGCATGCCGGTTTGCTCTCCCAATATGGCGATCAGATAGACATCCCGGCGGCGCCCACCCCGCAGCCGTACACCGGCTGGCTGATGTTCTCCGGCACCGGTGAGGTCTTCGACCCGCCACCTGGCGACTGTCCAGTGCCGGGAGTCGAACTAAAACTTTCGGTTGAACGCGGCGAGCAGACAGCGGTGGCCAGCGATTCAAGTTCGGCGGTAGCGACCGCTGTGCTGAGCGCTGACAGTCATGCCGAGCTTGCGAACCGGATGGTTGAACTTGAACGATGGTGGGAGAACTGA
- a CDS encoding LLM class flavin-dependent oxidoreductase, translating to MTKKNRTMALGAFLPAPGHHLAAWRHPESHPQGGLEFDYYRRLALAAERGMFDLMFLSDGAGVRTAYKDADELSRQGRMVHFEPITLLSALATHTSHLGLVATASTSYNEPFNIARKFSSLDFLSNGRAGWNVVTSATDAEAKNFNLERQAPHADRYARAREFMEVVTGLWDSWEDDAFQFDKDSGRFFDPEKLHILNHQGEHFQVRGPLNLARSPQGQPVIVQAGSSPDGKDFAAHWAEVVFTVQQNLEAAQEFYRDVKQRAQDAGREPDQLKVLPGVFTVVGETHDEAEEKYQQLQSLVDPVVGLGMLSYQLGMVDLTGHDLDGPLPEMPAIEGSTGKQNVIVQHARENNLTIRELYLSIAAGRGHRFLLGTPVEIADQLEEWFVAGAADGFNVMPDMLPRGLDDFADLVVPELQRRGLVRTAYEGTTLRENLGLHRPAHRH from the coding sequence ATGACGAAAAAGAACAGGACCATGGCGCTGGGCGCCTTCCTGCCCGCCCCGGGCCATCACCTGGCTGCCTGGCGGCATCCGGAATCGCACCCGCAAGGCGGTCTGGAATTCGACTACTACCGGCGACTCGCGCTGGCCGCCGAGCGGGGCATGTTCGACTTAATGTTCCTTTCCGACGGGGCCGGGGTGCGGACCGCCTATAAGGATGCCGATGAGCTGAGCCGACAAGGCCGAATGGTGCACTTCGAACCGATCACCCTGCTCTCCGCGCTGGCAACGCACACCAGCCACCTAGGCTTGGTCGCCACCGCCTCCACCTCCTACAACGAGCCCTTTAACATCGCCAGAAAGTTCTCCTCGCTAGACTTCCTCAGCAACGGTCGGGCCGGCTGGAACGTCGTTACCTCGGCCACCGACGCCGAAGCGAAGAACTTCAATCTGGAACGCCAGGCCCCGCACGCCGACCGTTACGCCCGGGCTCGTGAGTTCATGGAAGTTGTCACCGGGCTCTGGGACAGCTGGGAGGATGACGCCTTCCAGTTCGACAAGGACTCCGGTCGTTTCTTCGACCCGGAGAAGCTCCATATTCTGAACCATCAAGGCGAGCACTTCCAGGTTCGGGGCCCGCTTAACCTGGCGCGTTCACCGCAGGGTCAGCCGGTGATCGTGCAGGCCGGCTCCTCACCCGACGGCAAGGATTTTGCGGCGCATTGGGCGGAAGTTGTGTTCACCGTGCAGCAGAACCTCGAGGCCGCTCAAGAGTTCTACCGTGATGTCAAGCAGCGTGCCCAGGACGCCGGGCGTGAGCCCGACCAGCTGAAAGTACTTCCCGGTGTTTTCACCGTGGTCGGTGAAACGCATGACGAAGCTGAAGAAAAGTATCAGCAGTTGCAGTCTCTGGTCGACCCGGTGGTCGGGCTCGGCATGCTGAGCTACCAGCTCGGCATGGTCGACTTGACCGGCCATGACCTCGACGGACCGCTGCCTGAGATGCCAGCCATCGAAGGCAGCACCGGCAAGCAGAACGTGATCGTGCAGCACGCCCGGGAGAACAACCTGACGATTCGCGAACTCTACCTTTCGATCGCCGCCGGGCGTGGCCATCGTTTCCTGCTTGGCACTCCCGTGGAGATCGCTGATCAGCTGGAAGAGTGGTTCGTGGCAGGCGCTGCCGACGGTTTCAATGTCATGCCCGATATGCTGCCGCGTGGTCTGGATGACTTCGCCGATCTGGTAGTTCCGGAACTACAACGGCGGGGCCTGGTGCGCACCGCTTATGAAGGGACCACACTGCGGGAGAATCTGGGTTTGCATCGCCCGGCCCATCGTCACTGA
- a CDS encoding D-2-hydroxyacid dehydrogenase family protein — MTKRLLCVVLDDFQQAAASSADWSALEDAVELRSIDRHPQSEDELVQLIADAEIVVTLRERIEFPRTVFERLPKLQLLIATGMRNSAIDLAAASEHGVVVSGTASSLTPPAELTWALILGLSRHLVSEDAAMRSGGWQSTIGRDLFGHTLGVIGLGRIGAAVAKVGLAFGMKVQAWSSNLTEQRCAEVGVELASSLEALLGASDVVSIHLKLGARSRGLIGAEQLAAMRPSALLVNTSRSAIVDQQALLTALREARIGGAGLDVFDHEPLPADAQIRQAPRTLLTPHLGYVTADNLSVYFTEAVEDISAFLAGTPTRVLNQSN, encoded by the coding sequence ATGACGAAGCGCTTATTGTGCGTGGTACTCGACGATTTTCAGCAAGCCGCCGCGTCGAGCGCGGATTGGTCTGCGCTTGAGGACGCGGTGGAGCTCCGCAGCATCGACCGGCATCCGCAAAGCGAAGACGAGTTGGTGCAACTGATCGCTGACGCCGAGATTGTGGTGACCTTGCGGGAGCGGATCGAATTCCCGCGCACTGTTTTCGAACGCTTGCCGAAGTTGCAGCTGCTGATCGCCACCGGAATGCGTAATTCGGCAATCGACCTGGCCGCCGCAAGCGAACACGGCGTGGTGGTCAGTGGTACCGCGAGCAGTCTCACTCCACCGGCCGAACTGACCTGGGCGCTCATCCTGGGACTGTCTAGACACCTGGTGAGCGAGGATGCCGCAATGCGCTCGGGCGGCTGGCAGAGCACAATAGGTCGGGATCTATTCGGGCACACCCTCGGTGTGATCGGCCTGGGTCGGATCGGGGCCGCGGTGGCCAAAGTTGGACTGGCCTTTGGCATGAAGGTGCAGGCCTGGAGCAGCAACCTTACCGAACAGCGCTGCGCTGAGGTCGGGGTGGAGCTTGCCTCGAGCCTGGAGGCACTGCTCGGGGCAAGCGATGTGGTCAGCATCCACCTCAAGCTCGGCGCCCGCAGCCGGGGACTGATCGGGGCTGAGCAACTTGCTGCGATGCGGCCTTCCGCACTGCTGGTGAACACCTCCAGATCCGCCATCGTGGATCAGCAAGCACTGCTGACGGCGCTCCGCGAGGCCCGGATCGGCGGCGCCGGCCTCGACGTTTTCGATCATGAGCCACTGCCAGCGGATGCTCAGATCAGACAGGCCCCGCGCACTCTTTTAACCCCGCATCTCGGCTATGTCACCGCTGACAATCTCAGCGTCTACTTCACCGAAGCCGTTGAAGACATCAGCGCGTTTCTAGCCGGAACGCCCACCCGAGTACTCAACCAGAGCAATTGA
- a CDS encoding mandelate racemase/muconate lactonizing enzyme family protein: MIAAELTPFELPLHTPFRNSQGVTHSVHQPLLALSEHEVSGYGSVRGADLAELEAITEWLKPRSATESELIRWELNAAGYSAAVRATVDIALLDLRGRQQGLSVRTMLGLDGGQPPPSAISLPVAEPAETAAAARLLSKAPVLKLKVTPETAIGAIRAVRSEYAGPIRIDGNGSFSVAQALHVIEQAADELELFEQPTPAADLAALAELHAASAVPIAADESVTGIAAISELAGKVSCVNLKMIRIGGLGEMLTALGLARTLGLRVMLGSKLESSLGLTAVAQLAGLADYLDLDGASLLADDFASGLTLSDGVLKLPTGPGLGCTMKREVRNKP; this comes from the coding sequence ATGATCGCCGCGGAGCTGACCCCCTTTGAGCTGCCCTTGCATACCCCGTTCCGCAATTCGCAAGGGGTTACCCATTCTGTGCACCAGCCATTGCTCGCCCTGAGCGAGCACGAGGTGAGCGGTTATGGCTCGGTGCGCGGCGCGGATCTCGCTGAGCTCGAGGCCATCACCGAATGGCTGAAGCCACGATCGGCTACCGAATCAGAGCTGATTCGTTGGGAACTCAACGCCGCGGGCTATAGCGCCGCGGTGCGCGCCACCGTCGACATTGCGCTGCTCGACCTGCGTGGTCGCCAGCAGGGGCTCAGTGTGCGAACCATGCTGGGCTTGGACGGCGGTCAGCCACCCCCGTCAGCGATCTCGCTTCCGGTTGCCGAACCTGCCGAAACGGCGGCGGCGGCACGGCTGTTGAGCAAGGCACCGGTGCTGAAGCTCAAAGTGACACCGGAAACCGCTATCGGCGCGATCCGCGCGGTTCGATCAGAATATGCAGGTCCGATCCGCATTGACGGCAACGGCTCCTTCAGCGTGGCCCAGGCACTCCACGTGATAGAGCAGGCAGCTGATGAACTGGAACTGTTCGAACAACCCACACCCGCCGCTGACCTGGCCGCACTCGCGGAGCTACATGCCGCCTCCGCGGTGCCGATAGCCGCTGATGAATCAGTTACCGGAATCGCGGCCATCAGTGAATTAGCTGGGAAGGTGAGTTGCGTGAACCTGAAAATGATCAGGATCGGCGGCCTCGGTGAGATGCTCACCGCCCTGGGCTTGGCCCGCACGCTCGGGCTTAGGGTGATGCTCGGCAGCAAACTGGAAAGTTCCTTAGGGCTGACCGCGGTGGCCCAGCTAGCCGGACTCGCCGACTATCTAGATCTAGATGGCGCAAGCCTGCTGGCCGACGATTTCGCCAGCGGTCTGACCTTGTCCGACGGTGTGCTTAAGCTACCCACCGGGCCTGGACTCGGTTGCACCATGAAGAGAGAAGTGAGAAACAAGCCATGA
- a CDS encoding DUF6025 family protein, whose product MSIDTRELISELRLEESFGAQEVAAGRRSIAAVHLGLGSLTIGKVLQLIEADETLTPPRTGHLGNWSDIAATRAGPMDFNSTICSNGYGYPLIYGFNRTESSAPGGDEAYAPGSIIDRGQRIELPIYTWDGGQFSRRDREQPLFCPLVKVEHQGALRPLAATQWQRMREEADYPFTSWASVLINNRPLVSALLSKLITEAPKQQRNQAFDEIISHAVALDGTVQRGALETEGTGFRLAGVHYRDAEAVAEAALDLVSALLEPEAFFERIGAMPARLPVISLQCTNVLFALLSTHRHRGKKGPLEESPYRVHPHWGARAMAGAPPLRSGYLMRTSAQRSLRALVDPLLGEYPEVQPTVLALIPAAIFMLCPTSREPADAELLAGLFAEVAGLGVEQATSSASRWFSEHRQSLSPYLRNRFIAGAGVPRDADPLAVAESVQPPGFRELGIAEACAIAAAFEAGSA is encoded by the coding sequence ATGAGCATTGACACCCGCGAGCTGATTAGTGAACTGCGGCTCGAAGAATCATTCGGTGCCCAGGAAGTTGCCGCCGGACGCCGTTCAATAGCCGCAGTGCACCTGGGCCTTGGCTCGCTCACAATCGGCAAGGTGCTGCAACTGATCGAAGCCGACGAGACGTTAACGCCACCGCGCACCGGACATCTCGGCAATTGGTCGGATATTGCGGCGACTCGGGCCGGGCCAATGGATTTCAATTCGACGATCTGCTCGAACGGCTACGGCTACCCCTTGATTTACGGCTTCAACCGCACCGAATCAAGCGCACCCGGTGGTGATGAAGCCTACGCTCCGGGCTCGATCATTGACCGCGGACAACGGATTGAGTTGCCGATCTACACCTGGGACGGCGGCCAGTTCAGCCGCCGTGACCGGGAACAGCCGCTGTTCTGCCCGCTAGTCAAGGTTGAGCACCAGGGTGCGCTGCGACCGCTCGCCGCCACCCAGTGGCAGCGGATGCGCGAGGAAGCGGATTATCCCTTCACCTCTTGGGCTTCGGTGCTGATTAATAACCGGCCCTTGGTTTCAGCGCTGCTCAGCAAACTCATTACCGAGGCTCCTAAGCAGCAGCGCAATCAGGCTTTCGACGAGATCATCAGTCATGCCGTGGCCTTGGACGGCACTGTGCAACGCGGCGCTCTTGAAACCGAAGGCACCGGATTCCGGCTGGCTGGTGTGCATTACCGGGATGCGGAGGCGGTTGCCGAGGCCGCACTGGACCTGGTCTCGGCTCTGTTGGAGCCCGAGGCGTTCTTTGAGCGCATCGGGGCGATGCCCGCGCGGCTACCAGTGATTTCGCTGCAGTGCACCAATGTGCTGTTCGCACTGCTCAGCACACACCGGCACCGCGGCAAAAAAGGACCCCTGGAGGAATCCCCTTATCGGGTTCATCCGCACTGGGGTGCCCGGGCGATGGCCGGTGCACCTCCGCTACGCAGCGGCTACCTGATGCGCACCAGCGCTCAGCGCAGTCTGCGAGCCCTAGTTGACCCGCTTTTGGGCGAATACCCGGAAGTTCAACCCACCGTACTGGCCCTCATCCCGGCAGCCATCTTCATGCTTTGCCCCACCAGCAGAGAGCCTGCCGATGCCGAGCTGCTCGCCGGTTTGTTTGCCGAGGTCGCCGGACTTGGCGTCGAGCAGGCCACCAGCTCGGCGAGCCGCTGGTTCAGCGAGCATCGACAGTCGCTCTCCCCCTACTTACGCAACCGGTTCATCGCCGGAGCCGGGGTACCCCGAGATGCTGATCCCTTAGCGGTCGCCGAATCGGTACAGCCCCCAGGTTTCCGTGAACTGGGCATTGCCGAGGCTTGTGCAATAGCCGCAGCTTTCGAGGCGGGTTCAGCATGA
- a CDS encoding aconitate hydratase, with protein sequence MTGIITGNDTAPRAGVDLASALAEAGRRAAEVPFTKRLLAANLLARGETTVAQQLLRPSTGHDEQFEVSMQPSRMVMQDYTAVPMLVDLAALRDATDDPARVNPLVPVDIVIDHSVQAEWTAGPLALTRNESTELQRNAERFAFLKWAEEAIDNVTVHPPGAGIVHQINIERLCTLVVESEKGWLPETVLGTDSHTTMMNGLGVLGWGVGGMDAQSVLLGEALTFRMPQLVGIKLIGTLGETAQASDLALVIAQRIRDAKLGPAMIEFCGSGVGTLSVPDRCTVANMAPEYGVMSALFPTDAQVLDYLALTGRPAEVVEAAQQVLDSMGLMHDYDDSVTPCFDRVIEIDLSTIFASLAGPSRPDQLVSPASLGASFGEVCEALPDAAGRRQLSSGAVAIAAITSCTNTANPAAMIAAGLLARRARERGCMVPSWVKTSLSPGSPSVTKYLSDSGLLDDLEHFGFHVAGYGCMTCNGGGGELLPAVSQAIENENLQVAAVVSGNRNFPGRVHADTAGTYLTSPALVVAMAIAGTVALDLHHEPIALDQDGQAVMLSELWPSREEIAETVRSFVTAEALAQRRQEHELWQNLQVPSGARYPWSAESTYLRSPSYVSTDRQPFAARAGFRVLLALGDNVTTDDISPVGSISLNSVAGKYLRERGEKVMNSFGSRRGNHEVMARGAFSNAKLRNALTPDSPAGHTVHWDSGDILPTYEAAARYRASETPLVVLAGQRYGSGSSRDWAAKAPGLLGVQAVLAESFESIHRNNLCAMGIAPIVLPASWRELGLSGAEELELSASGDGELQLSSSAGHSVTVQLDIRTERERRLLSSGGVFAAFLEDIGA encoded by the coding sequence ATGACCGGAATCATTACCGGGAACGACACGGCACCGAGGGCCGGAGTCGACCTAGCCAGCGCCCTAGCCGAAGCGGGTCGACGGGCGGCAGAGGTACCCTTCACCAAACGGCTGTTGGCCGCTAATTTGCTGGCTCGGGGCGAAACTACTGTAGCGCAGCAACTTCTTCGGCCCAGCACTGGTCATGATGAACAATTTGAAGTGTCGATGCAGCCGAGCCGGATGGTGATGCAGGACTACACCGCGGTACCGATGCTGGTCGACCTCGCCGCGTTACGCGACGCCACCGATGATCCAGCCCGGGTCAACCCGCTGGTTCCGGTGGACATTGTGATTGATCATTCGGTGCAGGCTGAGTGGACTGCCGGGCCGCTGGCCTTGACTCGCAACGAGTCCACCGAGTTGCAACGCAATGCGGAACGGTTCGCCTTCCTGAAATGGGCGGAAGAAGCGATTGACAATGTGACCGTGCATCCGCCAGGTGCCGGGATAGTCCACCAGATCAATATTGAACGGCTCTGCACTCTCGTCGTGGAGAGCGAAAAGGGCTGGCTGCCGGAAACAGTGCTCGGCACCGATAGCCATACCACCATGATGAACGGCCTCGGGGTGCTGGGCTGGGGAGTCGGCGGGATGGATGCTCAATCGGTGCTGCTTGGCGAAGCGCTGACCTTCCGGATGCCACAGCTCGTCGGGATTAAACTCATCGGCACCCTGGGTGAGACCGCACAAGCCAGCGACCTGGCACTGGTTATCGCGCAACGGATTAGGGACGCCAAACTCGGCCCGGCGATGATCGAGTTCTGCGGCAGCGGAGTCGGTACGCTCTCGGTGCCCGACCGCTGCACGGTAGCCAATATGGCTCCCGAATACGGTGTGATGTCCGCGCTCTTCCCCACCGACGCCCAGGTGCTCGACTATCTCGCGTTGACTGGTCGGCCAGCTGAGGTGGTCGAGGCCGCCCAGCAGGTGCTTGACTCGATGGGCCTAATGCATGATTACGATGACTCAGTCACGCCCTGCTTCGACCGAGTCATTGAGATCGACCTCTCGACAATTTTCGCCAGCCTGGCCGGTCCTTCACGGCCTGACCAGTTAGTCTCCCCAGCTTCGCTAGGGGCCTCTTTCGGCGAGGTATGTGAGGCGCTGCCGGACGCGGCCGGCCGTCGTCAACTGAGCTCCGGAGCGGTGGCTATCGCTGCCATCACCTCTTGCACCAATACCGCTAACCCCGCCGCGATGATCGCCGCCGGATTGCTTGCTCGGCGAGCCAGGGAACGTGGCTGCATGGTTCCTAGCTGGGTAAAAACCAGTCTGTCCCCGGGATCCCCCTCGGTGACCAAATATCTCAGCGATTCCGGTCTGCTCGATGATCTAGAACACTTCGGCTTCCACGTTGCCGGCTACGGTTGCATGACCTGCAACGGCGGTGGTGGCGAACTGCTGCCAGCGGTCAGCCAGGCCATCGAAAACGAGAATCTTCAAGTGGCGGCGGTGGTTTCCGGAAATCGTAACTTCCCGGGCCGGGTGCATGCCGATACCGCCGGCACCTACCTCACCTCGCCCGCCCTGGTGGTGGCGATGGCCATTGCCGGCACGGTCGCACTCGATCTGCACCATGAGCCGATCGCACTCGACCAGGATGGCCAAGCTGTTATGCTGAGCGAGCTTTGGCCCAGCCGGGAAGAGATCGCCGAGACGGTACGCAGCTTCGTTACTGCCGAGGCACTCGCCCAGCGGCGTCAGGAACATGAGCTTTGGCAGAACCTGCAGGTGCCTAGTGGCGCTCGCTATCCTTGGTCAGCCGAATCAACCTATCTCCGTTCGCCGTCCTATGTTTCGACCGACCGGCAGCCCTTCGCCGCCCGAGCAGGCTTCAGGGTGCTGCTGGCGTTGGGCGATAATGTAACCACCGATGATATCTCGCCGGTCGGCAGCATTTCGCTGAACTCTGTGGCTGGGAAATACCTCCGGGAACGCGGCGAAAAAGTGATGAATTCCTTCGGTTCCCGCCGTGGGAACCATGAAGTGATGGCGCGAGGGGCTTTTAGCAACGCCAAGCTCCGGAACGCTTTGACGCCAGACAGTCCCGCCGGGCACACCGTGCACTGGGATTCCGGGGACATTCTGCCGACCTACGAAGCCGCTGCACGTTATCGAGCCTCCGAAACACCGCTCGTGGTGCTCGCCGGGCAACGTTACGGCTCAGGTTCCTCGCGCGACTGGGCTGCGAAGGCACCGGGCTTGCTCGGCGTGCAAGCAGTGCTTGCGGAGAGTTTCGAGTCAATCCACCGCAATAACCTGTGCGCGATGGGAATAGCTCCCATCGTGCTCCCGGCATCGTGGCGCGAACTCGGCCTAAGCGGTGCGGAGGAACTCGAACTCTCAGCGAGCGGCGACGGGGAGCTGCAACTGTCCAGCTCGGCCGGGCATTCAGTGACCGTGCAACTCGATATTAGAACCGAGCGGGAGCGCAGGCTGCTGTCCAGCGGCGGGGTCTTCGCGGCATTCCTCGAGGACATCGGGGCATGA